In Isosphaera pallida ATCC 43644, the sequence AATCGGGATGCTCGGCGGAGGGGTTGTACGCCAATTCGCCGAGGTGAAGCGTGGCGGTCTCGCCGAACATATTTTCGATGCCCAGTTGACCGCCCATTTGATTGAGCTGGGCGATCGACAGGGGGTAGGCGACGGTGAAGGCGGGATCGACGGCACCCGGTGGTTTATTGGCGGGCACACCGGCGAGCAGATCGACCTTGCCGTTGAGGTTGGCGTCGATCCCGATGGCGATGGCCTCGGTACCGCTGAGATTGGGCATGTCAAGGCCGCCAGCGATGGCCGCAGCCGGAGAGGTGCGTCCGGGGTCGCCGTCGTTGTCGGCGTCGCCAGCGATGTTCCAAAAGTTGATCCCGACGAACATCGTGTCGCCGATCGGGTCGTAGCGGAACCGTACGTCGCGGAAGTTCCATCCCGAGGTGTCGGGAATGGCGGGGTGGGTGGCGACGTCGTTTTTGAGGTTCCGGTTGGTGGTGATGGCGTGGCGGTTGTCGGTAATGACCACCAGTCCCGGATCGCGGCGAGGGTCACCTACGGGGTAGTCAGGCATGTCGAGTTCGACGTCGCCGGTGCGGAAAAAGTCGCGGATAGGGATGGGGCCAGTGCGCGGGGGGGTCTCCAGAGGGGGCAGGGGCAGGGCCATCGAATCAGCCAAGACGGGGTTGGCAGCCACAACCACGCCACACCCCGCGGCGACCAGCGCCGCAACGAAACCGCGGACCATCAGGAAACTCCTTCCATCCTTGGGGGGAGTACGGAGGAGAGGCCAACTCATGCCGCCCGAACGGGGGGAACGGAGTGGTCTCCCACAAGAGGGATTCGATCTCGTCGGGGTTGGGGATCGAGTGTCGGCGAGCGGGCACGGATCCGGGAAGGCGTTGGGTTCGCCCACCGCCAGCCCTGGATCGCGCACGGTTCACCGTTCGGGTTCCAAAGAGGTCGCGCGTGGTGGTTCAGCTACTCCACCCGATCCTCCCGACGGGGTCAAGCCGAATTCCCAACGGATTCCTCAACGCCGCCGTTGGTCTCGCCTTCGAGGTTGATCCGAAGGTGGAGCCTTCCAGGAGGGATTCGGTGTTTCGGGGGGAGGGGATGGGGCCGTTCCTCCCCTGCCACGCCACGACTTCGAACGGGGTCGGGCGTCGGCGGCGACGGCCCGCCTAGTTTGGTCATCGTGACGATGAAATAAGGTGATTTCGTCGTCGAGTCAAGTTCGTATCGGGGCGAGGAGCGCCACGAAGGGATTGGTTTGAGTTGGGCGGCGTCGAGGTTGGAGGCGGAAACGCCGCCGCTCCGGGGGATTCGGGAAGGCCGGGAACAATCCCGGCAGGGTGGGACTCCCAGGGCTGACCAGCGGCGACGCGTATCCCGTTGGGTTGCGATGGCCGTTGCCATCAGTCGAAAGGGTCCGACTCACCGGCGAGTTGATCAGGGCCATTCACCCCCGCCTTTGCGACTGCTTCTCCTTCCGAAAGGACGATGGCGCGATGTCCGTGATTTGGAACGTGATGGGGTTTGCCGCGACTCGGCCGCTTCCTCGGCGGGATCGGCGTGGGCGTCCCCGCTTCCGGGTGCGTCCGATGGCCGAGAGCCTGGATCCCCGGGTGGTCCTGTCGGTGACGTTCACCGGCAACGTCTTGAACGACTTCAACGATACGGTGCCCGGTTTGGTGGTTGCGCGTCCTCAGCCGGACGACCCCCGCTACTCGATTCCGCTGATCGAGGAGCCGATCCGCGACATCGTGCGGGTCTCCGGCTTCCAACTGGACGCGATCCGTCTGGTGTACGACGCCCAGCGGGACATCCTCCAGGTGGGCTTCGAGCAACCCTTGAGCCAGCAAGAGGGGCGAGAAAACCAACGGGTGATCGCCGGCGACGCCGACAACAACGGCAACGGCGGAACGGTCAATCCGATCATCCGCACCATCGTGGACGACCCGGACAATTTCATCGACTTCCCCAGTCTGGGCGGCACCGAGACGATGCTCGCCTTCTTCCACTTAGACCCCGGCCCGCCCGGTCAACCGATCAGCGGCACCCCTGACATCGTCGCGGGCATCGACGCGATCCGCAGTGATCCCGAAGCGCTCAAGTCGTTCCAAGTGGCCGAGTTCAACACCGCCACCGACCCGACCCGTCCCGGCTCGGGAAGTAGTTCGCCATTTGGCCGGTTCCTGCCTCAGCACACCGGAGCCAGTCTACTAGGAGTCACTCCGGAGGCCGGCGGCTTCGAGTTCAACATCAACCGCTTCTCCGAGTTGTATCAGAACGTCACCGGACGTCCGTTGCAGTTCCCGGTGGATATCGCGGTGGGCGGCTTCGCTGGCTCGGCCAACGATGGTGGCATCTCCGAGGCGTTCATTCCGCCGATTCGGGTGACCCTCCCCGCACCTCCGCCCCCGCCGGTCGAGTGTCCCCCCCAGTCGCCTCCCGTGTTGATCAACCCTCACCAGCAACAGCATATCAACACCTTCCATGACACGCGCATTCGGGTCTACATCTTCGGCACCTTCGGCTTCGACACCCGACGAATCGTGCCCGAGTCGGTTCGTCTAGGCGGCGCGGCTCCCGTGTTCGATTCTGGTCCCCGTCGAGTCAACGCCGACCAATATCCCGACCGTCTGTTTGTGTTCAATGGTCTGGATGTCGATTTGCCCCGCGGTCCCCAGGACGCGGTGGTGACCGGCCTTCTTGACGACGGCACCCCCTTCGTTGCGGCGGCTCGGGTGTACAACCAGCCAATTTTCTTCACCCCGCCGCAAAACCGTGGTCCGGTACCGCTCAGACCGCTGCCGCCCAACCGCCGCGACCCACTCTCCATGCTGTTGAGCAACCAAAGCCGCGCCCTCAATCAGTCGGCACGGGGCGATCGCCTGACCCAACTGATTCAGCAACGCCGCGAGGCTGTGACCAACGTTCCACGCCGAACCCTCCCCAACCTCAACCCGTCTCGTGCCCGTCTGGCCGCCCAGAGCTTGGCTCCAGCCTCGCCTCTGATCCTATCCCGCCGCTTGCCCGGTGGGGATTCCATGACCAACCCGCGTCACGTCCTGAATCCCGTGATCTCCGACATCGCCACCCCCACCCGACAGGAGTGCAGCGTCTGCTCTTGAACCGGCAAGCCGTTGTCAACAACCGAGCGCCGGAAGATGGCTCCCGACGCTCGGTTGACCGCTTGATTTCGCGCCATCGTCTCAATTCATCCCACCTCAACCACCAACTGGCCCGCCGCGCTTTCAACTTCGATTCTGGGGACGCGAGACGGCGGGTCGTTCAACTCCCAGGCTCGCTTCATCGACCGCGGACTTGACGTCGCGCGTCCACCTGGTTGAACTGGTGGACGCGACGACGCCGGGAATCTCAGCGATCCTCTCTAGACGCCCCGGCTCACGCCGCTCCGGGGAGACCCAACCAACGTGCCCGACTACACCCCTTATCAACGCAAAATCATCGAGCGATATTATCGCAACTACGACGCGATCAAGACCCAGAAGCTGGCCGAACTCGTCACCGAGGTCTACCTTGCCGAGGGGAAAGCCCGTGAACGCCTCTGGACGCGCATCGAAAAAACCCTTCAGGACTTGGAGTTTCCCGCCACCCGAATCACCCACCTCATGGAGAAACGCGATCCCGCCTTGTTGCCCGGGATCCTTCGGGAAATTCAAGGCCAATCCTAAACTCCACCCGCCCGTGCCCATCCCGACCAGGTCGCCTCGATTCTGCTCTCAAATCGATGGCCTTTAGGAACGCGCCTCAACTATGCCGCATCGTTCGAGTTTGCCGACCGGAACGCCGCGACTCGTCAATCGTGAAGCCGACACGGGCGAGCCGTTTGGTTTTGACAGGTCGGAAATCCTTCAAAGCCGGGAGGTGTGTTTCCACGGCGATCGATGTTCGCTCAATCCACAGTGACAAAGACATCCACCAGCACAGCCTTGACTCTCATCTCTCATCGAGGTGACGAATCGGGAGCGATGATTCGCCGGCTCACTCCCGATCGTCGGTCCCCAAAGGATAGTGAACGCAGCGTGCAAGCCATCCTAGGCTTCGGATTCGTTCGCGTCGTGTCGCAAGGGCGTGGCGCAGTTCGGCGTCCCATTCGGGACGAGAGGTCCAGCAGGCGATGCGGTCGCGTGAGTCGAGTCGGGCGAGTGGGGAGCCGGGGTGGATAAGTGCGTCAAGCCGGGCCAGAGCGTCGAGGTCGTTGAGTTTGGCGTTGAGTGAGATAGGAATGTCGCTGGATTTGAGAACGCTGATGCGATCGATTCGCTCTAACGGCCAGTGTAGACGGGCCGGCGGATTAGCTCGATCGGGGTGAGCAGCGATGAGGTCGGTTGGGTCGAACCAATTGAGGGCTTGCGAGTCGGCGTCGAACACCAAGTGAACCGCGCGTCCTCGGCTCCAGGGGCGTTGATTGAGGATCGCGAGCAGTCCGGCGAGGTGGGGCGGGGCATCGGTAACATCCGAGCCCACCATCAGAGCCAACGTGCGGATTGCTTCCAGCCGCGCTGACCAGAAGGCTTCGAGTTGGTCGAGGTGATCCTGGAACCGATTGGGATCGGCGATGGCCAGGATCGGCAGGGCGGTGGCGACCCGCAATTCGGGCGGCGGCTCGGGGCGGCGCGGATAGGCGCGTTGATACGCGCGGGCCGATTCGGCTCGCGCTTGGGAGTCGAAGGCAAGGACGCGATCGAGGAAACCGAGTAGTTGGTCGCGTTCCCAAGGCTGAGTGCGGCCGTCCTGGGGCGGAGCAATCCAGGTGACGCGATTGTTTTGGGTCAACGCGTCGCGGAGGAATTGGACCAGGCGTTCGACCCGATTCTCGACCACCGCGGCTTCGTCCTCGTCCAGGCGGCGTCGGGGCAGGTCGAGGCCAGACGCCTCACGGCGACGATCCACCCGCTCGATCGAGCCGTCCCAGCTTCGGAGGTAGTGCGACTCGTCGAAATAGGCTCGGGTCCAGCGGCCGTCGAGGTCGAAATGGAGAATTGGGGCGTCGTCGCAGTAGATCGACACCCCGTTGGATTTGAGCCCGGCAAACACCATCGAAACCGGGTTGCCTTCTCCGGAAGACGGCGTGGAATGGAATCGCAGCCCTGCACGGGATCGATAGAGCGCTCCGTGGATCAACAGAGCTTCGGCTTCGGTCATCAGGGGGAATCCAATTGCTTCGAGGCGCAATGACGAGCGGAACAAAATACGTAGCGGCGCAAGGATCAACGCCGCGTTAGACCTCCGAAGCGTTGAGGCGCAGGGCGGTTGGCTTAGGACGAGCCGTTGCGGTGGCTGGCGGAGCGGGCTTGACCGGCTTGTTTGACAAGGTCTTCAGGGATTTCGATGCGTAGCCCCCGCGCGTTGCGTGGTGGGACGATCTTGCTGATCTTAACAGGGATCGGCTCGCCGGTCGTGCCTTCGCGGGTCGCGGTGGCAACCGCGTCAGCGACTTGCATCCCCAGGCGTTCCAGCGACCCGATCAGACGCTCGACCTTGGTGACTTTGGAGTCAAGAATGACCAGGATGACAATCGCCATGATGACACCGACGACCAGAGGGGTCAACGACCGAGTGAGTTCCCGGAACGCCACCACGCCGTCTTCGGGGGTGGCGTGCAGCACCTCGTTGGCGATGAGGAGTCCGCCGAGCAGGCCGATCAGGGGGGCCAACACGGTGATTCGCCGCAGGGTGCCTAGGTTGCGCTTGAGGCGGTCCCGCTCCTGACGTATTGCGATCGCCACCCCGCGCTCTACGTCGGCGGTGGGGCGTCCCCAACGTTGCAAGGCGGCCAGGGCCACCTGGGCCGCGGCGCTTGGGCGTGTTCGGCAGAGTTCCAAGGCGCGGTCGCGGTTCAAAGGAGGTTCTGCCAGCAGCGTAGTCTGGAACGTTTTGATGAAGTCGCCGCCCAAGACTCGTCGGGATCGAGTCGCCCAGGTGCGTTCCACGATGATGAGGAAGGCGAATAGTCCGCAGGCGGCCAGCCCGCCCCAGCAAAGGCGAATGCCCAGGGGGGTTTCGGTCTGCCAGCGTGCGAACCATACGCGGGTTGCTTGGAACCGCTCCGCGGCGAGCGCGGGCAGAGTGGCCCAGTCGATGGTCCGCGGGTCGAAGCCCATTCCCCACCAGCCGGCCTCGGCCGATGGCCCCATGTCGGCTTGATCAACGGCCGACCGTCCGCCCTGGCCGACGGGTTGGTCGGCGGAGGGAGGCTCTCCATCGTGGCCGGAATCGGCGTGGGCCTCGGGGGTTGTCAGCTCGTCTTGTCTGACCAGGTCGGCGGGAGCGTCGTCGGGCAGGGGGGGCAAGGTTCCGAGCTCAAACTGATCCTGCTCCTCTTTGACGGCAGGCTCAAACGTCGAGCGATCTCCGTCTTGGAGGAGAGGTTCAGATTGAAGGGCTCCGATCATTGCATCCGCGGGGGATGGCACCTGAGCGACGCTCGCAGCGCGGGCTGGGTTGGGAAGCAGGGCCGCGCTGAGAAGTGTCCCCCCCCAAACCAAGACGGTCGCCCAGCCGGTTCCGATCGCAATCCCAGTCGATCGCATCAGCCCTCACCCTTTCGAATCGAAACCCACGTTGGAATCGAATCAAATCGCCCGGAGCATTCCTTCCCAGGGTCGATTCCTCCCAACAGCCGTGGATGGCCTGTGACTTGGCTTGCTGCCGATCGTCGCGCCGCCTCGACGAGACGCTTATCACGCGGAGGTGTGGTTACCGCGCCGGCGAGACCGTCGAGTCGAAACGAGGGGTCGTCCCATTTGGAATCGTCCGTCCGGTCGCGGCCTCTTGACCGAAAAGCGCGGTCGCGTCGTCCTTACGGATCATTTTACGCCTTCAACGTGGCGATCGCACCACTTGTGACGCGGCGCACTCGGTTCAGCTCGAAGCATTTTGGCAGAACGAGTCATTCGGAGCGGTCGGAGCGGTCGGGATGCCACCAGGCGAAGCGGGCGAATCGTCCATCGGTTTTCCAAGCGGGGAGGGGATCGCCCTTCCACAGCGGCAGGACCGCTTGGGTCAAAGGGCGCTCGATGGGGTGGGGAATGCGTCCGCCCACCGCTTGAAAAAGAACCATTTGGGCAAAACCCACCACAGCCAGAAGCCATGCGACCGCCTGAACCACACGACCGCCTCCCGCCCAGCAGGCCGCGGCCAACGCCACCAAAAATGGCAACGCGGGGGTGAGCAAGCGCGGCCCGGTGGACCACCCTCCGGTCCATTCCGGATAGGCGACGTTCACGAAATAGACCGCCAGCACAATGGCCGCGGCGGTGCCGGCTTCGAGCCAGCGTTTACGGCCCAAGCCGAGCAACAGCAGGCCGGGTGGTGCGAGGATGACAATCGGAGCGAACCAGATCAAACCGCGGCGTGATCCCACCACCAGTTCACGGGCTACCACTGGGTCCAGGCCGGCAAGACCCAGCGGATTGACTGGGTTGTGGACCGCCGCAAACTGCGGGGTGGCATGGTGGAAATAACCGGCCTCCAGCGGCGAGCCAAAGCAAATCACGTTGTACCAGGCAAGGATCGCCGTTGGGATCGCCGCTCCTACGACGAACAAAGCCCATCGTCCGCCCCGCAACCGCCTCAGAGCCAATAAACCCAGAATCGCCGAGATCGGCGCGGCTTGGAGTTCCACGACCGAAGCCCACGCCGCCGCCAGCCCCGCCACCACCGCGCCGGCTCGTTCCACCCGAGAAGCCGTCAGGATCATCCAGCCAAGGAAACCGCACCAGGCGGTCACCTGATGACCATAAGCCAGCGAACCATACACCCAGGCCGGCGTCGCCAAGCCATAAGCGAACCCTGCCAGCAACGCCGCGCGACCCGAACCACCCAGGCGTCGGACATACGCCGCGACGAGCGCCGCGGTCCAGGCCGTCGCCCCACCCGAGACGCCCCAGGTGGTCCAATAGTCGGTTGGCCAGTACGCGAGACCCTCGACATTGAGCGGGTGGTCGGGGAAGTTGCCTAAACGTTTGACCACCCAGGCCCAAGGCACCGCGAGCAACGACCAACCGGGAAACTTGTCCGAATAGGAGTGGCCTTTGAACCAGGCCCGGTCGCCGGTTTGGTTCTCCAAGCCGTCGATTCGGACGGTGCCACGATCAACCAGCGCGTAGGTGAGCATGAGTCGGCTGGCAGTGTTCCAATCGCGTGAGTGCCACCAGACTCCGCAGGCCAAGAACACGACCACAAAGACCACGATCTCGGGCCAACGGCGGGAGTGGAACAGGGGCGGGTCCGAAGTCGGAGTGTTCATGTCGAGGGAGGGGCTTGGAAGCGGGGGGGAGGGGGGAACCGTCGTCGAAGAAGAGTGGTTGGAAACGAACCCAAACGGGTGAGTCCCACTGCGCCAAGGACCGCCGCGCCAGGTTGCAGCGCCAGATAATAACGGTCCCAAGCCAGTGGGATGAATCCCAAGACGATTGTCCAAGAGATCGCCACCCAAACCAGAACTGCCCAGGCGTCCGGTGGCGTGCCGTTGTGGAGTTGGTCTTTTCCGCGACGCCCCAGAACAACTCCCCCAGCCAAACAAAGCGGCAACCAGATCGCCGCGCCCCAATCCAAACGTGGACTCAACCATTCAAGCGAGTGTTCGTTTAGCGGCGGCGGACCCAGCGGCCCAAACCGGCCGAAGCCCTGAACCGCCACCGAGACCGCCTTGGCCGTCAAACTGTTTAGGGCGTGGTGGGGAAACTGCTCGGCTGAGGCGCGGGTCAGTTCCCAACGATGCTCTAGGATCAGTTGGATTCGCGCCGGGATGGAATCGTCCACTCGACTGAGGAACCGCATTGGGTAACCCGGCGGGGGCCAAGG encodes:
- a CDS encoding MotA/TolQ/ExbB proton channel family protein, with product MRSTGIAIGTGWATVLVWGGTLLSAALLPNPARAASVAQVPSPADAMIGALQSEPLLQDGDRSTFEPAVKEEQDQFELGTLPPLPDDAPADLVRQDELTTPEAHADSGHDGEPPSADQPVGQGGRSAVDQADMGPSAEAGWWGMGFDPRTIDWATLPALAAERFQATRVWFARWQTETPLGIRLCWGGLAACGLFAFLIIVERTWATRSRRVLGGDFIKTFQTTLLAEPPLNRDRALELCRTRPSAAAQVALAALQRWGRPTADVERGVAIAIRQERDRLKRNLGTLRRITVLAPLIGLLGGLLIANEVLHATPEDGVVAFRELTRSLTPLVVGVIMAIVILVILDSKVTKVERLIGSLERLGMQVADAVATATREGTTGEPIPVKISKIVPPRNARGLRIEIPEDLVKQAGQARSASHRNGSS